The bacterium genome includes a region encoding these proteins:
- a CDS encoding GNAT family N-acetyltransferase, translating to MDNVEIKWVTKAQLNESVRIICESFATLEQEFDITKENCPTHPSFMTRERLDEMIESGMELYGLFVDSRQVGTVSIETYKEKYYLGKLAVLPEYRHHGFGEMLVRFVIEKVRSRNIDRLGLGMIDKHTILKDWYKRFGFAEVSKRDFDHLPFTTCFMAMRLVEDENGHS from the coding sequence ATGGATAATGTAGAGATCAAGTGGGTAACCAAAGCCCAGCTTAATGAGAGTGTGCGGATAATTTGTGAGAGCTTTGCCACCCTTGAACAAGAATTTGATATTACAAAAGAAAACTGCCCCACCCACCCATCGTTTATGACTAGAGAACGCCTAGATGAGATGATCGAATCCGGAATGGAGCTTTACGGACTGTTTGTAGATTCGCGTCAGGTTGGGACAGTCTCTATAGAAACGTATAAAGAAAAATATTACCTTGGAAAGCTGGCGGTTTTGCCGGAGTACCGGCATCATGGATTTGGGGAAATGCTGGTAAGGTTTGTCATTGAGAAAGTCAGGTCAAGAAACATTGATAGGCTTGGATTGGGGATGATAGACAAGCATACCATCCTCAAAGATTGGTATAAGCGCTTCGGCTTTGCAGAGGTTAGTAAAAGAGACTTTGATCACCTGCCGTTTACGACCTGTTTTATGGCAATGCGACTCGTGGAGGATGAAAATGGACATTCTTGA